Proteins from a genomic interval of Pseudoalteromonas sp. MEBiC 03607:
- a CDS encoding TonB-dependent receptor, translated as MKEQFRQILWSFTWLLLSSLAFYSYAVEEPGAITVIVKNQTTDRPLPNAQVILKERETSAIQTLQTDLQGRIVVERLDPGLYSIKITKSGFAALYEPSIRVVTRKNTKVEFDLREQAIEVVEVRAQQADTFTSGSSTYLDRESLRSAVGGGADPLLSLDGLPGVASDSEFASFSVRGRGPRDNLLFVDDFPFDKAIHFDATLGEEEDVGGGGRFSIFAPNVINGAEFSPGGWQAAYGGRAGSLLKLEVADGNPSPSASFRYDLAGYEVGYDGPINITDEATMLFSARRLDFGALFETIEELDIGEPVLRDIIFKSVIPINQNNTFEVLLMDTHEKYTRGVEHVSESPNFEDTALQNAEQDSDLYGLTLTTLLGETAVLTNKVYYRKSDKLSSEGEAYPDLVPEGAPASEYPIREDIITISEGETEIGWRSDFEVENQLGMLSVGARITQIELDYSTFLDGEWNRYVYDSDDYRPDPQQKFIVLTPESLNSVTSLKEVNYTGYIEQIFEMGDWDFGTGLRFERDGFADESFISPRFSINWMPSQKVRYFATAGLFHQSPRYLELAANETNNLKTEKITHTSVGFKYFPNANWSLLTEVYYQQLSDLVVDLDRTSGTYANDGDGTSYGADFVLNATIFEGLYASATYSYNDAVVDRKDGFGDVAAEFSREHVATLGLTWEISDRWKLAGRYKYLSGRPDDIFIVHEDVLGPGQPLRYSKEITERNVGRKEGSGSLNVRVDYRRAFGPIDVTAFLDVINVTAASSADDTEFDYRRGIEVVDDSEAEPLIGLRLDYAW; from the coding sequence ATGAAAGAACAATTTAGACAGATACTCTGGTCATTTACATGGCTATTGTTGAGTAGTTTGGCATTTTACTCTTACGCAGTAGAAGAGCCTGGGGCAATAACGGTTATTGTTAAAAATCAGACTACAGATCGACCACTTCCAAACGCACAAGTCATACTTAAGGAACGAGAAACCTCTGCAATACAAACCTTACAAACTGATCTACAAGGGCGTATTGTTGTTGAGCGACTCGACCCGGGCCTTTACTCAATAAAGATTACAAAAAGTGGCTTTGCGGCTTTATACGAACCAAGTATTCGCGTTGTAACTCGTAAAAATACGAAGGTTGAATTTGACCTTAGAGAACAAGCCATAGAAGTAGTTGAAGTAAGAGCCCAACAAGCTGATACATTTACTTCAGGCTCTAGCACCTATCTCGACAGAGAATCTCTGCGAAGTGCCGTGGGAGGAGGTGCAGATCCACTACTTTCTCTAGATGGATTGCCAGGTGTCGCATCTGACAGTGAATTTGCAAGTTTTAGTGTGCGTGGTCGAGGCCCAAGAGATAATTTACTCTTTGTTGATGATTTTCCTTTTGATAAAGCTATTCACTTTGATGCGACGTTAGGTGAAGAGGAAGATGTAGGCGGCGGTGGTCGCTTTTCTATATTTGCCCCCAATGTGATAAATGGAGCAGAATTTTCACCTGGCGGGTGGCAAGCAGCTTATGGTGGTCGTGCAGGGTCTTTACTGAAGCTAGAAGTGGCCGATGGTAACCCTAGCCCATCTGCCAGTTTTCGCTACGACCTTGCTGGTTATGAAGTTGGTTATGACGGCCCTATAAATATCACTGATGAAGCAACTATGCTTTTTTCTGCAAGGCGGTTAGATTTTGGTGCCTTGTTTGAAACTATCGAAGAGCTAGATATTGGTGAACCTGTTTTAAGGGATATTATTTTTAAATCAGTGATACCCATTAATCAAAATAACACTTTTGAAGTGTTACTCATGGATACGCATGAGAAATATACTCGTGGCGTTGAGCATGTTTCTGAATCACCTAATTTTGAAGATACTGCATTGCAAAATGCCGAGCAAGATAGTGACTTGTATGGTTTAACATTGACCACGTTACTTGGTGAAACTGCTGTTTTGACTAATAAAGTTTACTACCGAAAAAGTGATAAATTGAGCTCTGAAGGTGAGGCTTATCCAGATCTTGTGCCCGAGGGAGCGCCAGCTTCTGAATACCCTATTCGAGAAGACATTATCACTATATCTGAAGGTGAAACAGAAATTGGTTGGAGAAGTGATTTTGAGGTAGAAAATCAATTAGGGATGTTGAGCGTCGGTGCCCGAATTACGCAAATTGAACTAGATTACAGCACCTTTTTAGATGGTGAATGGAATCGGTATGTTTATGATAGTGACGATTATAGACCAGACCCACAGCAAAAGTTTATTGTACTAACCCCTGAAAGCCTTAATTCAGTCACGTCTTTGAAAGAAGTAAACTATACAGGCTACATAGAACAAATTTTTGAAATGGGTGATTGGGATTTTGGTACAGGTTTACGATTTGAACGAGATGGGTTTGCTGATGAAAGTTTTATATCACCTCGATTCAGCATCAACTGGATGCCAAGTCAAAAGGTAAGGTATTTTGCAACGGCGGGGTTATTTCATCAGTCACCGCGATATTTAGAACTTGCAGCTAACGAGACTAATAATCTTAAAACTGAAAAAATTACCCATACGAGTGTTGGTTTTAAATATTTCCCTAATGCCAACTGGTCATTACTAACGGAAGTTTATTATCAGCAACTTAGCGACTTAGTGGTTGACCTAGACCGTACCAGTGGAACTTATGCAAATGATGGTGATGGTACTTCATATGGTGCTGATTTTGTGCTTAATGCTACTATTTTCGAAGGTCTTTACGCCAGTGCAACCTATTCTTACAATGATGCGGTCGTAGACCGAAAGGATGGTTTTGGCGACGTAGCTGCTGAATTTAGTCGTGAACATGTTGCCACGTTAGGGCTGACATGGGAGATAAGTGACCGTTGGAAGCTTGCTGGACGATATAAATACCTTTCTGGCAGACCAGATGACATATTTATTGTACATGAAGATGTTTTGGGGCCAGGGCAGCCTTTGCGTTACTCTAAGGAAATTACAGAGCGTAATGTTGGCCGTAAAGAAGGATCAGGCTCATTGAATGTTCGTGTAGATTACCGACGTGCCTTTGGTCCTATTGATGTTACCGCCTTCCTTGATGTTATAAATGTCACGGCAGCTTCATCAGCTGATGACACTGAGTTTGATTACCGCCGAGGAATTGAAGTCGTTGACGATAGCGAAGCTGAACCGCTGATCGGATTGCGATTAGATTACGCTTGGTAA
- a CDS encoding HAMP domain-containing histidine kinase: MYRHSLHKRVAIAFAMCVAVLSIAWGFAFFAAIRLSEDRVLTQQLQVASDNYPAITTNLKAYDKVDNLPQSLQAWAQTNPAVGLYEFDSEELHVAVIDTGNEQSPGFVVFDVAQIEASSSEDWWLLLIISSLVGTLGLLGFGLGIVVMRRALAPVTQLAKAVADIDPEQLSNEDYKRIHANRYTNDEVGMLASTIEQAFERVSAFIARERYFTDSASHELRTPVTVITGALELLEQSQLTPADMKVLDRVRRATHDMNTMIEMFLCLARETDDGLYDEQFLVMPLVRKAVEQQRYLLNGKLVGVELDELANPIIYGHAQAFSIAVNNLVRNAFEHTLAGQEPIAILIKEHELLITNQFSDGDAQHTATETASHGYGLGLGIVQRLCERNGWSFSLHADTAHVVARLSW, encoded by the coding sequence ATGTATCGGCATAGTTTGCACAAACGTGTCGCTATCGCATTTGCAATGTGTGTGGCTGTGCTCAGTATTGCATGGGGGTTTGCTTTCTTTGCTGCAATAAGATTGAGTGAAGATCGTGTGCTAACCCAGCAATTGCAAGTTGCATCAGATAACTACCCTGCTATTACTACAAATCTTAAGGCGTACGATAAAGTAGATAACTTACCTCAATCACTTCAAGCGTGGGCGCAAACAAATCCAGCAGTAGGCTTGTATGAATTTGATAGCGAAGAATTACATGTTGCCGTAATTGATACAGGCAATGAGCAGTCACCTGGGTTTGTAGTGTTTGATGTCGCGCAGATTGAGGCTTCTTCGTCAGAGGATTGGTGGTTATTACTTATTATTAGCAGCCTTGTAGGAACATTGGGGTTATTAGGCTTTGGGCTTGGAATTGTTGTGATGCGTCGAGCTTTGGCTCCCGTAACTCAACTTGCTAAAGCTGTGGCCGACATTGATCCTGAGCAATTATCAAACGAAGATTACAAGCGTATACATGCTAACCGATATACAAATGATGAAGTTGGCATGCTCGCAAGTACAATAGAGCAGGCTTTTGAGCGAGTGAGTGCATTCATCGCAAGAGAACGCTATTTTACAGACTCAGCAAGCCATGAATTGCGTACGCCAGTGACAGTCATTACCGGCGCCCTAGAGCTTTTAGAACAAAGCCAATTGACTCCTGCCGATATGAAGGTGCTAGATCGTGTAAGGCGGGCAACACACGACATGAATACAATGATCGAAATGTTTTTGTGTCTTGCTCGTGAAACTGATGATGGCTTGTATGATGAGCAGTTTTTAGTAATGCCACTGGTAAGAAAAGCAGTAGAGCAGCAACGCTATTTGTTAAACGGTAAGCTCGTTGGTGTTGAACTTGATGAGCTCGCCAACCCCATAATTTATGGGCATGCACAGGCATTTTCTATTGCCGTTAATAACCTGGTGCGAAACGCGTTTGAGCATACCCTTGCAGGACAGGAACCGATTGCAATTTTGATTAAAGAGCATGAATTATTAATCACTAATCAGTTCAGTGACGGTGATGCCCAACATACGGCGACTGAAACAGCTTCTCACGGCTACGGCTTAGGTTTAGGAATTGTGCAACGCTTATGTGAGCGCAATGGTTGGTCATTCTCACTGCATGCAGATACAGCGCATGTAGTCGCTCGTCTTTCGTGGTGA
- a CDS encoding S9 family peptidase → MSSNSYSLSLLAHPPVAKKQPQQLTTHQLTRTDNYYWMRDDERENEDVLAHLNAENDYCDKQLADIKPLREQLFNELKDRIVKDDNTVPVKDGQYWYHSEVRGDDEYARHYRSSSIEARDKHLLLDVNQLAGDYEFYELGEVAISPDEQLLAYSEDTEGRRIYTVRFKNIANGEMFSDVIENTEGQVVWANDSKTVFYVKKDLQTLLGFQVYRHVLGTSQADDVLVYEEQDKSFFMGLGKSRDESLIIIDLATTETNDTWVLDANNPEGEFSALMPREEGHEFDVDKLGDTFYIVTNWQAKNFRLMTATQSTVGDKSLWQEHTPHRENVLLEGVEIFDDYLILTERELGQTRFVVVNQHDQRLTLEFDDPCYYAAIAMNPEPNVSTARIYYSSLTTPGSLYDVDLKTGNKTLLKQQQVLGEFDPQNYRSERLMITARDGEKVPVSLVYRIDKFNKDGTNPLLQYGYGAYGITIDPSFSSSSLSLLDRGFVYAIAHIRGGEMLGRHWYEQGKKQYKQNSFSDFIDVTRALTTLGYAHPEKVFASGGSAGGLLMGAVVNQAPELYLGIGCHVPFLDVLTTMLDESIPLTTNEYDEWGNPNDPAFYDVIQAYSPYDNIKPQDYPNILVTTGFHDSQVQYWEPMKWVAKLREFKTDDNILVFKTDMDAGHGGASGRFKSLEEKALEMAFFIALLPN, encoded by the coding sequence GTGTCGTCAAATTCGTATTCTTTGTCTTTATTAGCGCATCCTCCTGTTGCAAAAAAACAGCCTCAGCAATTAACTACACATCAACTGACGCGCACCGATAATTATTATTGGATGCGTGATGATGAGCGTGAAAATGAGGATGTATTAGCGCACCTAAATGCCGAAAACGATTATTGCGACAAGCAACTAGCAGACATAAAACCTCTGCGCGAACAATTGTTTAATGAGTTAAAAGACCGTATTGTAAAAGACGACAACACGGTACCTGTGAAAGATGGTCAGTATTGGTATCACTCAGAAGTACGTGGCGATGATGAATATGCGCGCCATTATCGCAGCAGCTCAATAGAAGCGCGCGATAAGCACTTGTTGTTAGATGTAAATCAATTAGCCGGCGATTACGAATTTTATGAGTTGGGCGAAGTGGCTATTAGCCCTGACGAACAGCTACTTGCTTACTCAGAAGACACCGAAGGTCGCCGTATATATACCGTGCGTTTTAAAAATATTGCCAATGGTGAGATGTTTAGTGATGTTATCGAAAACACCGAAGGTCAAGTGGTATGGGCTAATGACAGTAAAACCGTTTTTTATGTGAAAAAAGACTTACAAACTTTGTTGGGTTTTCAGGTTTACCGCCATGTTTTAGGCACCTCGCAAGCTGATGACGTATTGGTTTATGAAGAACAAGATAAAAGCTTCTTCATGGGGCTTGGCAAAAGCCGCGATGAAAGCCTTATCATTATTGACCTTGCGACCACAGAAACAAACGATACTTGGGTGCTAGATGCTAATAACCCAGAGGGGGAGTTTAGCGCTTTAATGCCACGCGAAGAAGGCCATGAGTTCGATGTCGATAAGCTAGGTGATACCTTTTACATTGTGACTAACTGGCAAGCGAAAAACTTTCGCTTAATGACTGCGACACAAAGTACCGTTGGCGATAAAAGTCTTTGGCAAGAACATACCCCGCATCGCGAAAACGTGTTGTTAGAAGGGGTTGAGATATTCGATGACTACCTTATCCTCACTGAGCGAGAGCTTGGCCAAACACGTTTTGTGGTAGTTAATCAGCACGATCAGCGCCTTACTTTAGAGTTTGATGATCCTTGTTATTATGCTGCAATTGCAATGAACCCAGAGCCGAATGTGAGCACTGCACGCATTTACTATTCGAGCTTAACAACGCCGGGTTCTTTGTATGATGTCGATTTAAAAACCGGGAACAAAACCTTATTAAAGCAACAGCAAGTACTCGGCGAGTTTGACCCGCAAAACTACCGTTCAGAGCGTTTAATGATCACCGCGAGAGATGGCGAAAAAGTACCGGTGTCTTTGGTTTATCGTATTGATAAATTTAATAAAGATGGCACTAACCCACTACTGCAATATGGCTATGGTGCGTACGGAATTACCATCGATCCTAGCTTTTCAAGCAGCTCATTAAGTTTGCTAGACCGTGGCTTTGTTTATGCGATTGCGCATATTCGTGGTGGCGAAATGCTAGGCCGTCACTGGTATGAACAAGGTAAAAAGCAATATAAACAAAACAGCTTTAGTGACTTTATTGATGTTACGCGTGCTCTTACTACGCTAGGCTATGCACACCCAGAAAAAGTATTTGCCTCTGGTGGTAGTGCTGGAGGGTTACTGATGGGGGCTGTAGTAAATCAAGCTCCTGAGCTTTATTTAGGTATCGGTTGTCATGTGCCATTTTTAGATGTGCTAACCACTATGCTTGATGAGAGTATTCCTCTTACTACGAATGAATATGACGAGTGGGGCAATCCAAATGACCCTGCGTTTTATGATGTGATTCAGGCATATTCGCCGTACGATAATATTAAGCCGCAGGACTACCCTAATATTCTCGTAACTACCGGCTTTCATGACTCTCAAGTGCAATACTGGGAGCCAATGAAGTGGGTGGCAAAACTGCGTGAATTTAAAACTGATGACAACATTTTGGTGTTTAAAACCGATATGGATGCAGGCCATGGCGGCGCATCTGGTCGTTTTAAAAGCCTTGAGGAAAAGGCATTAGAAATGGCGTTTTTTATTGCTTTATTACCGAATTAA
- a CDS encoding Dps family protein → MSQVNAIGLNSAKSEDIVNSLNSLLSCYQIQYMNARGFHWNIKGRNFFELHLKFEEIYNLLLEKVDEIAERILTLGGTPVHAFSEYIEASKISEAKNITEGTAAVENLLAGYSTLIQMQREILAQAGDADDEGTASLMGDYIKEQEKLVWMLKAYLG, encoded by the coding sequence ATGTCACAGGTAAATGCAATTGGTTTAAACAGCGCAAAAAGTGAAGACATCGTAAATTCACTAAACTCTTTACTAAGCTGCTACCAAATTCAATACATGAACGCACGTGGTTTTCATTGGAATATCAAAGGTCGAAACTTTTTTGAATTACACCTTAAATTTGAAGAAATTTATAACTTACTACTTGAGAAAGTAGATGAGATTGCAGAGCGTATTTTAACCTTAGGTGGTACACCTGTGCATGCATTCTCTGAGTACATTGAAGCAAGCAAGATCAGTGAAGCTAAAAATATCACTGAAGGTACTGCTGCTGTTGAAAATCTTTTAGCGGGTTACAGCACGCTTATTCAGATGCAGCGTGAAATCTTAGCGCAAGCAGGTGATGCGGACGACGAAGGTACAGCATCATTGATGGGTGACTACATTAAAGAACAAGAGAAACTTGTTTGGATGTTAAAAGCTTACCTTGGTTAA
- a CDS encoding YaeQ family protein: MALKSTIIKAQLSLSDMDRHIYQDFNLTLAQHPSETEQRLMIRLLAFALNAREGLEFTKGLCADDEPELWHINYSEEIELWIELGLPDEKRLKKACNKAKQVVLYTYGENNQAIWWQKHQPKLYDFKNLSIFSLDYAATQALADLADRNIKLTITIQDGEVWVSSDTANIEIKPQQLM; this comes from the coding sequence ATGGCTCTTAAATCAACCATTATTAAAGCGCAATTATCGCTAAGCGATATGGACCGCCACATTTATCAAGATTTCAATTTAACACTGGCACAACATCCATCAGAAACCGAACAACGCTTGATGATCCGCTTGTTAGCTTTTGCACTTAATGCTCGTGAAGGCTTAGAGTTTACAAAAGGCTTATGCGCAGATGACGAGCCAGAGCTTTGGCACATTAACTACAGCGAAGAAATTGAATTATGGATTGAGCTAGGTTTACCTGATGAAAAACGTCTGAAAAAAGCCTGCAATAAAGCCAAGCAAGTTGTTTTATATACTTACGGTGAAAATAACCAAGCAATTTGGTGGCAAAAACATCAGCCTAAGTTGTATGATTTTAAAAACTTGAGTATTTTTAGTCTCGATTATGCCGCGACTCAGGCATTAGCCGACTTAGCTGATCGCAATATTAAGCTCACTATTACCATTCAAGATGGTGAAGTATGGGTTAGCTCAGATACAGCAAATATCGAAATTAAACCGCAACAGTTAATGTAA
- the ylqF gene encoding ribosome biogenesis GTPase YlqF — translation MSRAGIQWFPGHMNKARNEIKEIMPQMDVIIEVLDARIPYSSENPMVTALRGDKPVIKIMNKADLADPKLTQAWKDYFEQQSGVKAIDFGNDKASEVHRINELCKKLVPHKVGADKQIKAMIMGIPNVGKSTLINTLAGRIVAKTGNEPAVTKAQQRIKLDDGIMLYDTPGMLWPKVENENSGYRLGATGAIRDTAIDYEEVASYTAEYLLHAYPELLKSRYKIDELPESDWEFVEMAGKKRGCIRGGNQIDTYKMSEILINELRDGIIGRITMETPAMREEEEQMVAQLRAAAEAKKAAKEEEKKQRRARARKNRR, via the coding sequence ATGAGTAGAGCAGGAATACAGTGGTTCCCGGGTCACATGAACAAAGCCCGCAACGAAATTAAAGAAATCATGCCACAGATGGATGTGATCATTGAGGTACTTGATGCCCGTATTCCTTACAGTAGTGAAAACCCAATGGTTACTGCGCTTCGTGGCGACAAGCCGGTGATCAAAATCATGAACAAGGCGGACTTAGCTGATCCTAAGTTGACGCAAGCTTGGAAAGACTACTTTGAGCAGCAAAGTGGCGTGAAAGCGATTGATTTTGGTAATGATAAAGCGAGTGAAGTACACCGTATTAATGAACTTTGTAAAAAATTAGTGCCGCATAAAGTGGGCGCTGATAAACAAATTAAAGCCATGATCATGGGTATTCCCAATGTTGGTAAATCAACACTTATTAATACCTTAGCTGGCCGTATTGTGGCAAAAACAGGTAATGAGCCTGCGGTAACAAAAGCGCAGCAACGTATTAAGCTTGACGATGGCATTATGCTTTACGACACGCCGGGCATGTTGTGGCCTAAAGTAGAAAACGAAAACTCAGGTTATCGTTTAGGAGCAACCGGTGCAATTCGTGATACCGCTATCGATTACGAAGAAGTGGCTAGTTACACCGCTGAATATTTACTGCATGCATACCCAGAGCTTTTAAAAAGCCGTTATAAAATTGACGAGCTACCAGAGTCTGACTGGGAGTTTGTTGAAATGGCAGGTAAAAAGCGTGGCTGTATCCGCGGCGGTAATCAAATCGATACTTACAAGATGTCTGAAATTCTTATTAACGAATTACGCGATGGCATTATTGGTCGTATTACCATGGAAACACCGGCCATGCGTGAAGAAGAAGAGCAAATGGTTGCACAGCTTCGCGCTGCTGCAGAGGCAAAAAAAGCCGCAAAAGAAGAAGAGAAAAAACAACGCCGAGCGCGTGCGCGTAAGAATCGCCGTTAA
- a CDS encoding response regulator transcription factor, whose amino-acid sequence MRALIVEDNRDISANIAAYLERHCYLLDFAYDGISAMQLAMNNKFDVIVLDLMLPGMDGLHFCQKLRAEADVETPVLMLTARDTLDDKLRGFAVGADDYLVKPFALQELHVRLQALYKRSHGNTNKVLTVSDLTMNKSTLQVHRAGQLIELNPASMKLLQRLMEVSPSVVTRDSLETLLWADEPPDGDALRSHMYKLRQAIDKPFDTPLIHTVHRIGYRIAKDVQ is encoded by the coding sequence ATCAGAGCTTTGATTGTTGAAGATAATCGTGACATTAGTGCGAATATTGCTGCGTATCTAGAAAGGCACTGTTATCTCTTGGACTTTGCTTATGACGGTATAAGTGCAATGCAACTAGCGATGAACAACAAGTTTGATGTCATTGTTTTAGACCTAATGCTTCCAGGGATGGATGGCTTACACTTTTGTCAAAAGTTGCGAGCTGAAGCTGACGTTGAAACACCTGTACTTATGCTCACTGCGAGAGACACGCTTGATGATAAACTGAGAGGGTTTGCAGTCGGAGCCGACGATTATTTGGTAAAGCCATTCGCATTGCAAGAGTTACATGTGCGCCTTCAAGCTCTTTATAAGCGGAGTCATGGCAATACCAACAAGGTATTGACTGTGTCTGATCTAACGATGAATAAGTCCACCTTGCAAGTACATCGTGCAGGCCAGCTTATTGAGCTTAATCCTGCAAGTATGAAGTTATTGCAGCGGTTAATGGAGGTATCTCCTTCTGTTGTTACACGCGATAGTCTCGAAACTTTATTATGGGCAGATGAGCCTCCCGATGGTGACGCGCTTCGTTCGCACATGTACAAGTTAAGACAGGCAATTGATAAACCATTTGATACACCATTGATTCATACTGTGCACCGTATCGGCTATCGAATTGCAAAGGACGTGCAATAA
- a CDS encoding chitin-binding protein, with the protein MHTSMASGRWLPIGCLNHHTQLFVGDKVIVTFYDMQGELVDLSFEYAIVSSDDGEPHNWPRSVAEHINVHIPLVKAGKMTEQGLVVAYRSNQIYALEGSGITHVKVAFNCIAKCEERVQDRLNEYDYVYPQACNDYNAGVKVLQPKTGHIYMCKPWPFSEFCRVKDSHNPLFEPGVGKSWAMAWQQVSH; encoded by the coding sequence ATGCATACGTCAATGGCCTCTGGAAGATGGTTGCCAATTGGTTGCTTAAATCATCATACCCAACTTTTTGTTGGTGATAAGGTGATAGTGACCTTTTATGACATGCAAGGAGAGCTAGTCGATTTATCATTCGAATATGCAATTGTGAGCTCAGATGATGGAGAGCCTCATAATTGGCCTCGCTCTGTGGCTGAACATATTAATGTGCATATTCCGTTGGTTAAAGCGGGCAAAATGACAGAGCAAGGTTTGGTGGTTGCATACCGTTCAAACCAAATTTATGCCCTAGAAGGTTCGGGTATAACACATGTAAAAGTGGCGTTTAATTGCATCGCTAAATGTGAAGAGCGAGTACAAGATAGATTAAACGAGTATGACTATGTCTACCCACAAGCATGCAATGATTACAATGCAGGTGTAAAAGTACTTCAACCTAAAACGGGTCATATTTACATGTGCAAGCCATGGCCGTTTAGTGAATTTTGCCGTGTTAAAGATTCACATAACCCACTCTTTGAACCGGGAGTTGGGAAAAGTTGGGCTATGGCGTGGCAGCAAGTGTCACATTAA
- a CDS encoding alpha/beta hydrolase translates to MAIRQVVVLHGLYMSGFVMRPLCARLEKSGLKILNLTYNTLSPDRAAIFDKIDRFINGKPTALVCHSMGGLVARAYLEANSLQSRHVEKVITLGTPHKGSHIAKQMQQKGFEMLLKNSVEFLLSENGDWPFNAKLYSIAGDLPIGLMPLIAKGSVSDGTVLIDETKLNGMAEHKVFHLSHTSMIYSRQVMDYIIKLINQSE, encoded by the coding sequence ATGGCAATTAGGCAGGTTGTAGTATTACACGGACTTTATATGTCAGGCTTTGTGATGCGCCCTCTGTGTGCGCGTCTCGAAAAGTCAGGGCTTAAAATACTCAATTTGACCTACAATACACTCTCCCCCGATAGAGCGGCAATTTTCGATAAGATTGATCGCTTTATTAATGGTAAGCCAACCGCCTTGGTTTGCCATTCTATGGGCGGCTTGGTTGCTCGCGCTTACTTAGAGGCCAATTCTCTTCAAAGTCGCCATGTCGAAAAGGTGATCACCTTAGGCACCCCGCATAAAGGCAGTCATATTGCTAAGCAAATGCAGCAAAAGGGCTTTGAAATGCTGTTAAAAAATAGCGTGGAGTTTTTATTATCTGAGAATGGCGATTGGCCGTTTAATGCCAAGCTTTATAGTATTGCTGGTGACTTACCAATAGGGCTAATGCCACTGATTGCTAAAGGCAGTGTCTCTGATGGTACAGTTTTGATAGATGAAACCAAACTCAATGGCATGGCAGAACATAAGGTGTTTCATTTGAGTCACACCAGTATGATCTACTCACGCCAAGTGATGGATTACATTATTAAGCTTATAAATCAAAGTGAGTGA